From Scomber scombrus chromosome 6, fScoSco1.1, whole genome shotgun sequence, the proteins below share one genomic window:
- the dnaaf4 gene encoding dynein assembly factor 4, axonemal codes for MPLLVTDYSWTQTESTVYINVPLKGAKVGKVDILCTDEYLKVHFPPYLFEAFLSEPVDDDRSTAKIGNGVAVVSLPKRNNKLWEQLMITTNDKEKKKEIRERALQKHQEKLTAESKAKAEKQHTDKKYALETMMKLEREERESIQNMKDTERERTTAELEAWQLKQKEKKKAEEEARLKLQSQKGHGDKVNKSRCSGGRKVKLDGRGSSEAESKKKHVDLPAPRVPGNIQVSFTPRVFPTALRESRVPEEEEWLKKQAEARRAVNADVEELKDLKEEERNPDWLKEKGDKCFATGNYLSAVNAYSLAIRMNRKIPSLYSNRAACHLKLRNLHKAVEDSSQALELLTPPVAANAAARARAHVRRGSAFCQLQLHAEGLQDYQAALKIDPHNEALQTDTQRIRDIIQGTAADPETH; via the exons ATGCCTCTGCTGGTCACAGACTACTCATGGACGCAGACAGAGTCCACGGTTTATATAAATGTGCCTTTAAAAGGAGCGAAAGTCGGGAAGGTGGATATTCTCTGTACAGACGAGTACCTGAAG GTACATTTCCCGCCGTACCTGTTTGAAGCCTTCCTGTCTGAACCTGTAGATGATGACAGAAGCACAGCAAAGATTGGAAACGGAGTTGCAGTCGTCAGTTTACCCAAGAGGAACAACAAACTGTGGGAGCAGCTGATGATAACCACAA AtgataaagagaaaaagaaggagatcAGAGAAAGAGCTCTACAGAAACACCAGGAAAAGCTCACTGCAGAGTCCAAAGCAAAAGCAGAGAAGCAGCATACAGATAAGAAATATGCACTGGAGACAATGATGAAG CttgaaagggaagaaagagagagtatcCAGAACATGAAggacactgagagagagaggaccacAGCTGAGCTGGAAGCATGGCAGctgaagcagaaagaaaaaaagaaagcagaggaagaagccCGGCTAAAACTCCAGAGTCAGAAAGGCCATGGAGACAAAGTGAACAAGAGTCGATGTTCAGGCGGAAGAAAGGTCAAACTTG ATGGAAGAGGCAGCAGTGAAGcagagagcaagaaaaaacacGTGGATCTGCCTGCTCCAAGAGTTCCTGGAAACATTCAAGTCTCATTCACCCCACGAGTTTTCCCCACTGCCCTCAGAGAGTCCAGAGTgccagaggaggaagag TGGCTCAAAAAACAAGCAGAAGCCAGACGTGCGGTGAATGCAGATGTTGAAGAGCTGAAGGacctgaaggaggaggagaggaatcCAGACTGGttaaaggaaaaaggaga TAAATGTTTTGCGACTGGGAACTACCTGTCTGCAGTGAACGCCTACAGCCTGGCTATCAGAATGAACAGGAAGATTCCATCTCTGTATTCAAACAGAGCTGCCTGTCATCTCAAGTTAAGAAACCTTCACAAGGCTGTTGAGGATTCCTCTCAG GCTCTTGAACTGTTGACTCCACCAGTTGCTGCCAACGCAGCTGCCAGAGCCAGAGCTCATGTGCGCCGAGGCTCCGCTTTCTGCCAGCTGCAGCTCCACGCAGAAG GACTCCAAGATTACCAAGCAGCTCTGAAGATTGACCCTCATAATGAagctctgcagacagacacacagagaatcaGAGACATTATACAAGGCACTGCAGCTGACCctgagacacactga
- the LOC133981432 gene encoding aminopeptidase N-like: protein MGTGFYISKVVGIVGMIVGAGALATIIGLSVVYSQEKAKNDNNNNQVSPTSGGSTAKPPVTTPVPSNELWDKYRLPQTLVPDQYNVTLRPHLTPNATGVYIFEGDTTVEFQCVEATDLILIHSNKLDYKTLENKQWARLTAVNGAIAPSITSSRLQTVTQYLVLHLDGKLVKGQRYRLFMEFIGELSDDLGGFYRSEYFENGTRKVVATTQMQPTDARKAFPCFDEPAMKAIFHITLIHDEGTVALSNSEEKESSPMIIDGKALRKTVFKPTEKMSTYLLAFIVSEFGFINNTIDGVLIRIFARKPAIDAGQGDYALSKTGPILKFFETYYNSSYPLPKSDQIALPDFNAGAMENWGLITYRETALLYDEEYSSNSNKQRIATIIAHELAHMWFGNLVTLRWWNDLWLNEGFASYVEYLGAHEAEPDWNVKDLIVLSDVHRVFAVDALASSHPLSSKEEDIQKPAQISELFDAISYSKGASVLRMLSDFLTEDIFAKGLQTYLKEFQFGNAVYTDLWRHLQTAASGSDLPGSVDKIMNTWVLQMGFPVVTINTATGAVSQQHFLLDPDSEVTVPSEFNYEWIVPMRWMNSVGGVQQLTWLDAKSKTFEAMKTTGNNWVLANIDVVGYYRVNYDDANWDRLLNTLSTTHTAIRVINRAQLVDDAFNLARAKIITTVRALDTTKYLSSEREYMPWESAISNLDFFYLMFDRSEVYGPMQDYLRKQVVPLFQHYKTITGNWNTIPTGHMDQYNEVNAISLACKTGHIECQNLTTEWFKDWMVTDVNKIHPNLRSTVYCNAIAAGGAAEWDFAWGKFRNATIATEAEKLRTALSCTKQTWLLNRYLEYTLDPNMIRKQDATSTIIYIAGNVVGQPLAWDFMRSRWSYIFNQYGGGSFSFSNLINGVTERFSTEFELQQLRQFKADNSDVGFGSGTLAVDQSIERTIANMKWISENKANVLNWFVAAGKP, encoded by the exons ATGGGGACAGGTTTCTACATCAGTAAAGTGGTTGGGATAGTGGGCATGATCGTGGGTGCAGGCGCCCTGGCTACTATCATAGGTCTGTCTGTTGTTTACTCACAGGAAAAAgctaaaaatgataataataataatcaagtGTCGCCAACGAGTGGAGGATCAACAGCCAAACCACCTGTTACAACACCTGTCCCATCAAACGAGCTTTGGGACAAATATCGTCTGCCCCAGACCCTGGTGCCAGACCAATATAACGTCACCCTGAGACCCCATCTGACTCCAAATGCAACTGGAGTCTACATCTTTGAAG GTGACACCACTGTGGAGTTTCAGTGTGTTGAGGCGACTGACCTGATCCTCATCCACTCCAATAAACTGGATTACAAAACACTTGAAAACAAGCAATGGGCGAGGCTCACCGCAGTGAATGGTGCCATTGCCCCCTCAATCACGTCTTCCAGGCTCCAGACAGTGACTCAGTACCTGGTCCTACACCTGGATGGTAAACTGGTGAAGGGCCAGAGGTACCGTCTCTTCATGGAGTTTATCGGAGAACTTTCTGATGACCTCGGAGGCTTCTACAGGAGCGAATACTTTGAGAATGGAACGAGAAA GGTTGTTGCTACAACTCAGATGCAGCCCACAGATGCCAGAAAGGCTTTCCCGTGCTTTGACGAGCCAGCTATGAAAGCTATTTTCCACATCACTCTGATCCATGACGAAGGAACCGTTGCACTATCCAATAGCGAGGAAAAAG AATCAAGCCCCATGATCATTGATGGGAAGGCATTGCGGAAGACTGTTTTTAAGCCAACTGAGAAAATGTCCACCTACCTCTTGGCCTTCATTGTCAGCGAATTCGGCTTCATCAATAACACCATTGATGGAGTTTTG ATCCGCATCTTCGCTCGAAAGCCAGCTATTGATGCTGGACAAGGAGATTATGCCCTCAGCAAAACTGGACCCATCCTTAAGTTTTTTGAGACGTATTACAACTCCTCATACCCTCTTCCCAAATCTG ATCAGATAGCTCTGCCAGATTTTAATGCTGGAGCCATGGAGAACTGGGGTCTGATCACATACAGAGAGACAGCTCTGCTCTATGATGAAGAGTACTCCTCCAACTCCAACAAGCAGAGGATCGCCACCATCATCGCTCATGAACTGGCTCACATG TGGTTTGGGAATCTGGTGACTCTGAGGTGGTGGAATGACTTGTGGCTGAATGAAGGTTTTGCCTCCTACGTTGAGTATCTGGGAGCACACGAGGCTGAACCTGACTGGAACGTG AAAGACCTCATCGTGCTCAGTGACGTCCACCGTGTGTTTGCAGTCGATGCCCTGGCCTCCTCTCACCCTCTGTCCTCTAAAGAAGAGGACATCCAGAAACCAGCACAGATCAGTGAGCTGTTTGATGCCATTTCATACAGCAAG GGAGCATCTGTTCTGAGGATGTTGTCAGATTTCCTTACTGAAGATATCTTCGCAAAGGGACTCCAG ACCTACCTGAAAGAATTTCAGTTTGGGAACGCAGTCTACACAGACCTCTGGAGGCATCTGCAAACG GCGGCTAGTGGCTCAGATCTTCCTGGATCTGTCGATAAAATCATGAACACCTGGGTGCTGCAGATGGGCTTTCCAGTGGTTACCATCAATACTGCTACTGGAGCTGTATCCCAGCAACACTTCCTCCTGGATCCAGACTCAGAAGTTACTGTTCCATCTGAGTTCAA TTATGAATGGATTGTTCCAATGAGGTGGATGAATTCAGTTGGGGGCGTGCAGCAACTAACATGGTTGGATGCTAAATCAA AAACATTTGAAGCCATGAAGACAACAGGGAATAACTGGGTGCTGGCCAATATCGACGTAGTGGGTTACTACAGAGTAAACTACGACGACGCCAACTGGGACAGACTACTAAACACTCTGAGCACCACTCATACG GCCATTCGAGTGATCAACAGAGCTCAGCTGGTGGATGATGCCTTCAACCTGGCCAG AGCAAAGATCATCACCACAGTACGGGCTCTCGATACCACCAAGTACCTGAGCAGCGAGAGAGAATACATGCCCTGGGAATCGGCCATAAGCAACCTGGATTTCTTCTACCTCATGTTTGACCGCAGTGAGGTCTATGGACCCATGCAG GATTATCTGAGGAAGCAGGTTGTCCCTCTGTTCCAACACTACAAGACGATCACTGGCAACTGGAACACAATACCTACTGGACACATGGACCA GTATAATGAGGTGAATGCTATCAGCCTGGCTTGCAAGACAGGCCATATTGAGTGCCAAAATCTGACCACGGAATGGTTTAAGGACTGGATGGTTACTGATGTAAACAA GATTCACCCCAACCTGCGTTCCACTGTGTACTGTAATGCTATCGCAGCAGGTGGTGCTGCAGAGTGGGACTTTGCTTGGGGAAAGTTTCGGAACGCCACCATCGCTACTGAAGCTGAAAAACTCCGCACTGCCCTGTCCTGCACGAAGCAAACCTGGCTGCTCAACAG GTACCTGGAGTACACTCTGGATCCAAATATGATCCGAAAGCAGGATGCCACTTCCACCATTATCTACATTGCCGGCAATGTGGTTGGCCAGCCTTTGGCTTGGGACTTTATGAGGTCTCGATGGTCGTACATCTTCAATCA GTATGGTGGTGgatctttctccttctccaacCTCATCAATGGAGTCACCGAGCGCTTTTCTACTGAATTTGAGCTTCAGCAG CTGAGGCAGTTCAAGGCAGATAATTCCGACGTTGGTTTCGGCTCTGGGACCCTGGCAGTGGATCAGTCCATTGAGAGAACCATCGCCAACATGAAATGGATCTCAGAGAACAAGGCAAACGTTCTGAATTGGTTTGTGGCAGCAGGAAAACCTTAA